A DNA window from Helianthus annuus cultivar XRQ/B chromosome 15, HanXRQr2.0-SUNRISE, whole genome shotgun sequence contains the following coding sequences:
- the LOC110912002 gene encoding developmentally-regulated G-protein 3: protein MATVMQKIKDIEDEMAKTQKNKATAHHLGLLKAKLAKLRRELLTPTTKGGGGAGEGFDVTKSGDARVGLVGFPSVGKSTLLNKLTGTFSEVASYEFTTLTCIPGVITYRGAKIQLLDLPGIIEGAKDGKGRGRQVISTARTCNCILIVLDAIKPITHKRLIEKELEGFGIRLNKEPPNLTFRKKEKGGINFTSTVANTHLDLETVKAICSEYKIHNADVTLRFDATADDLIDVIEGSRIYTPCIYVVNKIDQITLEELEILDKLPHYCPVSAHLEWNLDGLLEMIWEYLNLTRIYTKPKGMNPDYEDPVILSSKKKTVEDFCFRIHKDMLKQFKYALVWGSSAKHKPQRVGKEHELEDEDVVQIIKKV from the exons ATGGCGACCGTTATGCAGAAGATCAAAGACATCGAAGATGAG ATGGCAAAGACCCAAAAGAATAAAGCAACCGCACATCACTTGGGATTACTGAAG GCTAAGCTTGCAAAATTGAGAAGGGAGCTTCTCACACCCACAACAAAGGGCGGTGGTGGTGCTGGTGAAGGTTTCGATGTTACAAAGAGTGGTGACGCAAGGGTTGGTCTTGTGGGTTTCCCTTCTGTTGGGAAATCAACGCTTTTAAATAAGTTAACTGGCACTTTCTCAGAG GTTGCTTCATATGAGTTTACTACCCTCACCTGCATTCCAGGTGTTATCACATATCGAGGAGCTAAGATTCAG TTGTTGGATCTTCCTGGTATTATTGAAGGTGCTAAGGATGGAAAGGGTAGAGGAAGGCAG GTTATCAGCACCGCCAGGACATGCAACTGTATCCTGATCGTACTGGACGCAATAAAGCCAATAACACACAAACGTCTGATCGAAAAAGAGCTTGAAGGGTTTGGCATTCG GTTAAATAAGGAGCCTCCGAATCTAACATTCAGGAAAAAAGAAAAGGGTGGGATTAATTTCACATCAACGGTTGCTAACACACATCTGGATCTCGAAACAGTGAAGGCAATATGCAGTGAATATAAAATACATAATGCTGATGTCACTCTTAGGTTTGATGCAACCGCCGATGACCTCATAGATGTTATTGAAGGGAGTAGGATATATACTCCTTGCATATATGTCGTCAACAAAATAGATCAGATAACACTTGAAGAGCTGGAAATATTGGATAAACTTCCTCACTACTGCCCTGTTAG TGCTCACTTGGAATGGAACCTTGATGGTCTGCTAGAAATGATATGGGAATATCTCAATTTGACTCGTATTTACACAAAACCCAAAGGGATGAATCCGGACTACGAGGACCCTGTAATTCTTTCGTCTAAAAAGAAAACCGTTGAGGATTTCTGCTTTAGAATTCACAAGGACATGCTTAAGCAGTTTAAGTA TGCATTGGTATGGGGTTCTAGTGCAAAACACAAGCCGCAAAGAGTTGGCAAG GAACATGAACTTGAAGATGAAGATGTTGTGCAGATCATAAAGAAGGTTTAA